In the genome of Thermodesulfobacteriota bacterium, the window TGCGGGCGATGCTCCCCAGGGGCACGACCTCCACGGGCGCGTTGATGCCGATGATGCCGTTGATGCGGTCGCCAATCTTCCGGCTCAAGGCAGCCAGGGCGTCCTTGCCCTGCCCGTAGACCTCGGGCTTGGCCTCCACCTCCACCTTGATGTTGTCGAGGTACCCCTTCTTGAACACGCGGATCTGGTACTGGGGCTCCACCTCGGCGAACTCCATGATGATCGCTTCCACCTGGCTCGGGAACACGTTGACCCCCGAGATGATGAGCATGTCGTCGGAGCGCCCCAGGATCTTCTCCATGGTCACCAGGGTGCGCCCGCACTCGCAGGTGTCCCGGTGCAGGCTCGTGATGTCGCGGGTGCGGTAGCGCAGAAGCGGCATGGCGCGGCGCTGGAGGGCCGTGAACACAAGCTCCCCCTTTTCGCCCAGCGGCATCGGCTCCAGGGTGGAGGGATCCACGATCTCGGGATAGACGTGGTCCTCGTTGAGGTGCAGGCGGCGCGCCTCGCAGGAAAAGCCCACCCCGGGCCCCATCATCTCCGTGAGCCCGTATGCCTCGTGGGCCGCAAGCCCCATACGGGCCTCGATCTCTTCCCGCATCTTCACGGTCCAGGGCTCGGCCCCGAAAGACCCCACCCGCAGAGCGGTCTTGCGCAGGTCCACGCCCATCTGCTCGGCCTTCTCCGCGATGGTAAGGGCGTAGGTGGGCGTGGAAAAGAGCACCGTGCTCCCGAAGTCCTGCAGGAGCATGATCTGGCGCTCCGTCATCCCCGAACCCGTGGGCAGCAGGCACACGCCCAGCTTCTCCGCCCCCAGGTAGAAGCCGAGTCCCCCGGTGAACAGGCCCATGCCGTAGGCGTTCTGGCAGATGTCGTCCGAGCGCACGCCCTGGGCGAAGAGCATCCGAGCCATGCACTCCGCCCACTGGTCCAGGTCCTCGGCGGTGTAGGGCCCCGTAATGGGCTTGCCGGTGGTGCCCGACGAGGCGTGGATGCGAACCAGGTCCTTCATCGGAACCGCGCACAAGCCGAAGGGGTAGTTGTCCCTCAGGTCGGTCTTCACCGTGAAGGGAAGCCGCGGCAGATCGGCCAGGGAGCGGATGTCGTCGGGGGAGACCCCCGCCTCGTCCAACTTGCGTTTGGTGAAAGGAACCCGGTCGTAGAGCCAGCGCACGGTCTCCCGAAGCTTCTGGCCCTGGAACGCCTCCATCTCCTCCCGGGGCATGGTCTCGAACTTCTGATCCCAGTACTTCATCGCAACTCCTCCCGAACGGGGTTCACGGCCGACGAAACGACAAGCAAACGCTGTACCAACCGGGCCGGCCCCGGCCGCACCTTCCACCGGCCGGTTGGTTGGGCTCTCGGATGCCTCGGGCCGGAACCGACACGCCGAGCGTCGGTAAGTATTGGCCGCCTGAAGGCAACATTTCAACGGAAAGGTTGGCGAACAAGAGAAGGGCCGCTCGCCTGCGTCTCGCGGCTCTTCGCCGCCGGCGGCGCGGTCCGCGCCCAGCCGAGCCTGTCCGCCACACGAAATGAAGGGCAGGGGGTTACCCTGCCCTTCCAAGGCGAAACGAGGATGAGGAGGGGTCCCGGGGAAAGAGCCCCGCGGGCCCTCCGGGGAAGCTAGAGCTTCAGGACGATCATCAGGGCGATAACCAGCGCGTAGATGACCAGGGACTCGATCATGGCGAGGCCGATGATCATCGGGGTCACGAGCTTGCCGGAGGCCGAGGGGTTGCGCGCGATACCCTCCAGGGCAGCGGCCAGGCCCCTGGCCTGACCCAGGGCGCCGAAGGCGGCCGCGATCGCGATGGCGAGGCCCGCCGAAAGGGCGAGCAGGCCGCGAAAGGCCAGGCCACTCTCGTCCTCCTGGGCGAACGCCGGGGCGGCGGCCAGCAGGACAAACAGGGCAACGGGAGCGACGGTCCAGAGCTTCTTGAGCATTTCTTTCACCTCCTCTCGAGTGGTTTTTGGATGAACGCGGGCCGGACCCGCGGAGTTTACGATCTCAGTGCTCCCCATGCTCGATGGCGCCCGAGAAGTACACCATGGTCAGGAGCATGAACACGAAAGTCTGGACGATGGAGACGAAGAGCCCGAGCACCAAGGTGAAGATGGGGACCGCCAAGGGCACCAGCATGAAGAAGATGGCTCCAACCTTGTGGTCGCCCATGACGTTTCCGAACAAACGCAAAGAGAGGCTCATGGGCCGGGCCAGGTGGGAGATGATCTCGATGGGGATCATGAGCCACGCGAGCCACCAGAACGGCCCGACGAAGTGCTTGAGATACGACGGCCCGTGCTCCTTGAAGCCGTACACGTGCGTCATGGTGAAGACCACCAGTGCGCAGGCCAGTGTGGTGTTGAGGTTCTCCGTGGGTGGAGAGAAGCCGGGCACGATGCCGGAGAGGTTGCTGAAGAGGATGAAGAAGGCAAGCGCCCCCACCAGATAGAGGAATCGGGGCGCCACGCGCCCCATGGAGTCGCGCATGATCCCCAGGATGCCCGAGACCATGACCTCCATCAGGGTTCGCACGCTCAGGCCCGGCTCGGGTACGAGGTCCTCGTCGGTGAGGTTCTCGGTCTTGGTCTTCGAGCGGGCGACCGCGGCCAGGGTCAGGATGATGAGCCCCACGAGAATCGCGTTGGAGACGTGGAGCGCCGGCTCCCCGGTTTCCGGGTGGGGCAGGCTCTTCTCGACCCAACTAAGCCCGGGAATCAACGATGTCCAGTAGATGTCGCCGGCTGCTGCCATGAGCCCTTGCCTCCGATGTGCCTAGCGTCTCGCCAGGCGAAGTACCGCCTCGGCCGTGATGGCGACGAGGATCGCC includes:
- the atpB gene encoding F0F1 ATP synthase subunit A gives rise to the protein MAAAGDIYWTSLIPGLSWVEKSLPHPETGEPALHVSNAILVGLIILTLAAVARSKTKTENLTDEDLVPEPGLSVRTLMEVMVSGILGIMRDSMGRVAPRFLYLVGALAFFILFSNLSGIVPGFSPPTENLNTTLACALVVFTMTHVYGFKEHGPSYLKHFVGPFWWLAWLMIPIEIISHLARPMSLSLRLFGNVMGDHKVGAIFFMLVPLAVPIFTLVLGLFVSIVQTFVFMLLTMVYFSGAIEHGEH
- a CDS encoding phenylacetate--CoA ligase, translated to MKYWDQKFETMPREEMEAFQGQKLRETVRWLYDRVPFTKRKLDEAGVSPDDIRSLADLPRLPFTVKTDLRDNYPFGLCAVPMKDLVRIHASSGTTGKPITGPYTAEDLDQWAECMARMLFAQGVRSDDICQNAYGMGLFTGGLGFYLGAEKLGVCLLPTGSGMTERQIMLLQDFGSTVLFSTPTYALTIAEKAEQMGVDLRKTALRVGSFGAEPWTVKMREEIEARMGLAAHEAYGLTEMMGPGVGFSCEARRLHLNEDHVYPEIVDPSTLEPMPLGEKGELVFTALQRRAMPLLRYRTRDITSLHRDTCECGRTLVTMEKILGRSDDMLIISGVNVFPSQVEAIIMEFAEVEPQYQIRVFKKGYLDNIKVEVEAKPEVYGQGKDALAALSRKIGDRINGIIGINAPVEVVPLGSIARSEGKAKRVIDERR
- a CDS encoding ATP synthase F0 subunit C, whose amino-acid sequence is MLKKLWTVAPVALFVLLAAAPAFAQEDESGLAFRGLLALSAGLAIAIAAAFGALGQARGLAAALEGIARNPSASGKLVTPMIIGLAMIESLVIYALVIALMIVLKL